The Spirochaetota bacterium DNA segment TGCTGGCGTCGGACCTCTTCCTCATGCCGTCGATGCACGAGCCGGGGGGAATATCGCAGCTCGAGGCCTTTGCCGCGGGAAACCTGGTGGTGGCCCGGGCCACCGGCGGTCTCCGGGACACGGTCTTCCCCGTCCAGGTGCAGGGCAACGAGATCAAGGGGAACGGCTTTCTCTTTACCGACTTCAATTCATGGGCCTTTTACGACGCCATGGACCGGGCACTCCAGTTCTTCAGGCAGAACAGCGAAGATGTGATCCACCGGGTCCGAACGAACGCGGAAAGGTCCGTCTACTACTGGGACCGGCCGGCCAGGGAATACGTTGAAACCATATACACGGTCACGGAAACCATCAGGGTGCTTGAATGAGCGCCCGGGGATTGCATATTCAGCGAAACATAAAAAATGGGATAGTATTACTATCCCATTTGTTGCGAAAGGTCTTCTAATGACCGCCCTAAATGTATCAATGGAAGACCATAAGAGTGTAAAATGATTAATATTATATTCGGCAGCGACCGTGGAAAAGTTTAGCGGTTTTTTAAAAAAAATAAAAAATAAGGATAGTATTCCTCCCCTGACCGTTCTAATCAGGTGAAAGCTATTAAAATAATGAAGAAAATGAAGGGCTGGCTTCTGTTGCTCATGATGGCCGCCGTCGCAGGATGTACCGCCGAGGTACGCGACGATGAGACTATGACCGGGAAGATTATCTCCAGTTTTGAGGGCGAACCGGTGGTGCCGCGCAGCGCGAACCGCCTCTTTGTCATGGCCCCGGTGAACGGCACCGGCGTTGACGCACTTTCGTCCCGACTCCTGAACAGGATCAAGGCCGCTGTAAGCCTTGACGGAAGACTCGGCATCGATCCCGATGACGCGCAGGCCGACCTGCGCCTGGAAGTGCTCATCACGAAATACATGATACAGAATGTTTCCTTTGACGCCATCGGCCGGGCCGTGCGCAAGCGGATATGGATGACCGCCGACGTGCGCCTGGTGAACCTCAAACGTAACAGGGTCATCTTTTCCGAGCCGGCGATCCAGGCCTTCAGGGTCTATTCGGACCTGGAACAGCCTATCGAAAGGGAATCCCGGGTGTCGGAATACGTTCTGGACGAGATGGCGAAGCGGATCACCTCCAAGACAGTCACCGGATGGTACACCGACCAGATGACCGAGATCGAAAAGGGAAAGCCCGGTGACACGATAAAGATACGCGGCGAGGGAAAACAGCCATGACCACCAAGTATCCGAACGCGAAACAATTCAAGCGGGAGCTCGACGGCGACCGGCTGGAGCAGCGCTATCTTTTCCTCGGCGAGGAAGAGGGGGACAAGGACAAGATCATCAACCGCATCATGGTGATGGCCTTTGACGATCCCGTTGAGCGGTCCCATGCCGCCGGCAGGTTCCATGTCGAAAACGATGAATTCCTTGCCGGTGCCGAGTTCATCCTGTCGACGCCGCTTTTTTCCTCCAAGCGGGTGTGCGTCATGTATAACATCGACAGCCTGTCTGCCGCCCGGCACGGGAGCGTGTTCCAGGAGATGGTCCGGGAAATACCGGGGCAATCGATCCTGATCCTGACGACGCGGGAAGTCAGGCCGCCGGCCTTCATGGCCCCGGTGCTGGATCGGTTCAAGGTGGTGCAGTTCTGGCGCTATTTCGACAGCGATATCCACGCCTACATCACGGCGGCCATACGGAAGCTCGGCCTCGAGATAGACGACCGGGCGGCGGAGCTTCTCGTGGAGCGTACCGGCAACGACATCAAGAAGATCGACGACGCCATCGACATGATAAGGTACTCCGGGAAGACGGGGCTGGTCGATGCCGACCTGGTGAAGAACTGCGTTGACGACGTGAAGGACGCCTCGGTGTTCGATTTTGTCGACGCCCTGTTCCGGAAGGACCCGAAGGCCCTCGGTCTGTGCAAGAAGGTCAAGGAGGACGAGACGCCGGACCTCAGGATCCTCTACCTGATCACGCGCCAGGCCGAAATGATCGAGACGTATTACGCGCTGGTAGGGAGCGGGGTGCCGCCCGAGGAAGCGATGACCAGGGCCGGCGTGTACAGCAAGAACAGGGAGAAGTTCTGGCGCTATACGGAAACCTTCCCCCGGGAGCGGCTCAGGCGCGTTTTCGCACTGATCAGCGGCACCGACTATTCGCTGAAAAGCGGATCAGCCTCGAAGGATCTGATTGCCAGCCCGGTATTCAACCTGGTGTCTGACATTCTCTTTACCATGTAACTGGAGGGTGTGACCATGAAATCAGAAAAACTATCCACCGGCAGAGTGAAAGCGGCGCGGCCCCACCTGCTCCGCCTAGTGTATTGCCTTTTTATCTTTTCGTTTGTTCTTCCCTATGTCGACGTGGTGGGATGTTCCACGAAAAAACTCTCCACCTACCGGGGCTTCGACCTGATCACCGGGACTCCTGCAGTCTTTTACCTGATCGCCATGGCCCTGTTCATCGCCATGATCGCGTTCTCGTTTTTTCGGAAGGAGCCCTCGCGGTCCCTCGGGGCATTCGGGTCGGCCTGGCGGGCCATGGCCTCCGCGGCAGCCGGCTTCATCATCGGATTTCTACCGGGCATCCAGTTTCTCTTCGATAATGTGTATATGCTTGCGGGCCAGCTCCTGGGAATCGCCTGCACGGCCATCGTGTTTATGGACGGCACGGCGGTATCGATCGGGAATTACGTCGCACTCAGGAAGGAGACGCCGCGCGTCCCGGGCGCCACGGCGCTTCCGATGGTCCTGTCGAAGGTGCATTGGGTCGCCCTTATTTTTTCCCTGGCACTGGTCCCCCTCTACGGGTATTCTCTCCGCGGCGAGGCCATGATCGCCGTTATGTATTTCATCTTCCTGTCCATTCCCTTCGTGCTCTCCCAGCTCATCGTTCTCCAAGGGGTGAAGCGGGGCGAGCGGTGGACCCTCCGGTGGGCTCCTGCGGTATGGCTCTTCCTGGCGGGTGTGGCGGTCCTAACGGTGATAAGCCTGTTTTGACTATTCGGCATTGTCGGGCGCTCCGCAGGTTCCGCACAAATCTTGACATGCTGTCGACGGGCGGAACTAAAATCCCGATGCCAATCCATGATTGAATGTAGGGGTTTTGGCACTGCAAAACCGGGCCGCAGCCGGAGGGATAAGCGCGAGTGCGGAGCATCGCAGGCCTGTCTAAGCCGGCCCGGGGAGCGGAGCGGCTATGCCGCGTTATTTAAGGTTAGGCAGCCCCTCGCAATAAATTAGTATTTATCTTCACTGTTTACAAAAAACAAGCGGCAATAATTCAATTACGAATCGGGCGAAAATTAATTCTCTGCCCAAGATCATACATAAATTTGCCCTTATCCAAAATCACTTTGACCATATCGTTGTTTTTAACATCAGGGCTATCATTGACGATACCTCCTTCTTGAATACGAATGACTTTATCTTTATAGAAATAATACCGCATCTCTTTCTCCCATTTGTAATTTGACTTTTTAAAAATATTGCCATCACTTTCCTTTGCATAATAAAAAAGAACCTTCCCATCTGTCGAATAAAAGAATTCTTCATAATATACTCGTGATTTTTCTGATAATTTTCCTCCAAATTGGTAATAACATATAGATTTGCGAAGACGCTGATTTTCATTAACGTCATTATCCGGTTTTGTCGGGTCTATAATGTAAAGCTCCCGGTAAAAAGTTACCTTGTTGTACACGAGAAACGTTATGGGCATTGCACTCTGGCGTATTTCACAAGTCGATATATTCGGATCGCTTTCTTTATCTGATTTTAAAAATATATTAGTAATTGTATTATACTCGGCCTTGATGTTGGTAATTTGAGAGCTATCAGCCGAATAGGCTATTGAGTGGAAAAACAAAAAAATAGCTATTAAAGTGTAAAATGTGGGTTTCATAGCAACCTCAAAAGTTTTATAATCAGTTTGTCCGATTCTAATACAATAATCTCTCCGCACAATGTATTGTAAACGAAAGCGGGCAAATTAAAAATATACGAATACTGTACTGATCTTTTCTGTTCTAATTGATTTCGCATGATCATCAAGAAAGTTGCAGTAATTTCAATAAATTTCTAGGCCAATGTCCAGGACTTTTCCTGTTGACATGTCCCTTTTTTATAATTTACATGAGAGGGAGCAGGTGCTGATTATAGTTGGCCAAGATTCCTTGATTTTTAATATGAGGTAATAGAAGTGAAAAAATTATTTATTCTGACATTCTTCATCTCGGCAATAATAATTTTTCTGGCTATTTTCATTGTAACCGACAATGCATTTGCCGTATACAAGTTTAGAGAATATTCAGTATATTCAATACATTGTATTGGTGCAGGACCCAGACATGAAGGTAAGGGAGATACCTCTGTAGTAGTACCTCTCCATAGCGCTGAAGATACCGAGAAGCATGCATTGCATGTTGCTCACAGCAGGAGTTTAAAAAATTGCAAAGCAGAAAAAAATGTAGTATCATTTAAATAGCGGAATAGACATAAAAAATATATTCAAAAAAGGCTTTTCTTAGTGTACAGGCCGGCAGGACGCCGGAACCCACCGAAAAGAAAAACATTAAGGCTGTGCCGTATGTCGCTTAACATCTCAGGCGTAGCCGAACCTGGCGAAGCCAGGTTGCCGAAGCGCCCCGCCAGCAAGGCGCGTTTTAACTTCCCCAAAACCGCGCCGTAGCTGGCGGGCAAAGCGCGAGGCCGAGCAGCACCGCAGCGAGCCTTAGCGAGCGAGGAGCGGAGCGGTTATGCTTTGTTATACGCACGTTTTGCCCCGCTCTTATTCAGGTTTATAATACTTTTCAATAAATTGACGTGGAGATATGATCTTTATTTTTAAATATTCTTTTAATGATAATAAATCATTATCACCTGTAATAATGATGTTAGCTTTTACATATTGGGCCAATAATAAGATATTATTATCATCTTTATCCCGACATAACCCAGGTAAATCACCTTGGGGAATAATTTTATTAAATATATTATCAAGAAATAAACTTACACGTTCAGTTTCTGGTTTGGAAACATGCATTTTGACATCTAATTTTGATAAAACCTCATTGATTATCCAAGGAGATATAAATAATTGATGCTTATCAATACATATATTCAAGACTCGTGAAGATAGACCCTGAGTAATTAAAGCAGATAAAATGACATTAGTATCAAAAACAATTTTCATGAAATATCTTTAAATACATCTTCATCGGTAAAATAGCCGGCTTTTTCTGCATATGGTATGAGAAGATTTCTTAATTCATCAAATTCTTCTTTCACTATATATTTTTCAATAGCCTTTTTTACTAATTCACTTTTTGAAACTCGCAACCGCTTTGCGGCTCTTTCGACCTTGTTTTTAAGTGCTTTATCGACACTAATTGTTAATATTTCTCTCATGATATTTACCTGCAATATTACTGTAATAATATGTAATACAGCTATAAGAATTTGTCAAGAATAATTATAATAATAACGGGGCAAAATGGCGTATAACATTTCAAACATGGCCGAACCCGCGAAGCGGGTTCCCGAGCGCCTCGCCGGTGAAGCGTGTTTTAACCTCCCCAAAACCGCGCTGAAACCGGCGAGATAAGCGCGAGTGCCGAGCACCGCAGCGAGCCTTAGCGAGCGAGGAGCGGAG contains these protein-coding regions:
- a CDS encoding ribbon-helix-helix protein, CopG family: MREILTISVDKALKNKVERAAKRLRVSKSELVKKAIEKYIVKEEFDELRNLLIPYAEKAGYFTDEDVFKDIS
- the holA gene encoding DNA polymerase III subunit delta; this encodes MTTKYPNAKQFKRELDGDRLEQRYLFLGEEEGDKDKIINRIMVMAFDDPVERSHAAGRFHVENDEFLAGAEFILSTPLFSSKRVCVMYNIDSLSAARHGSVFQEMVREIPGQSILILTTREVRPPAFMAPVLDRFKVVQFWRYFDSDIHAYITAAIRKLGLEIDDRAAELLVERTGNDIKKIDDAIDMIRYSGKTGLVDADLVKNCVDDVKDASVFDFVDALFRKDPKALGLCKKVKEDETPDLRILYLITRQAEMIETYYALVGSGVPPEEAMTRAGVYSKNREKFWRYTETFPRERLRRVFALISGTDYSLKSGSASKDLIASPVFNLVSDILFTM
- a CDS encoding putative toxin-antitoxin system toxin component, PIN family: MKIVFDTNVILSALITQGLSSRVLNICIDKHQLFISPWIINEVLSKLDVKMHVSKPETERVSLFLDNIFNKIIPQGDLPGLCRDKDDNNILLLAQYVKANIIITGDNDLLSLKEYLKIKIISPRQFIEKYYKPE